One genomic region from Candidatus Nitrosopumilus koreensis AR1 encodes:
- the mvk gene encoding mevalonate kinase — MKSKASAPGKVILFGEHFVVYGVKAILCAIDKRITVIAEDTSERKISIKSNIGELELEPNKPISEINSPLKPFYYLANKVIQNKNSGIKISVESEIPLGVGLGSSSACCVAGAAAISKLFGNVSKDEILKLAIEAEKTIFQNTSGADCTVCTFGGLMEYDKRKGFTKIGSEPNFHLVIANSNVEHSTESVVKEVSKFKERNEKEFSKLCEDESLLIENVLELLKENNITELGQKIIQNQEYLETIGVSNDKLRKMIQIGYETSFGAKITGAGGGGCIFALTDESNVENTIREFKNKNYECFSVKIDFKGLDTF, encoded by the coding sequence TTGAAATCCAAAGCATCTGCTCCAGGAAAAGTTATTCTTTTCGGAGAACATTTTGTTGTGTATGGAGTAAAAGCAATTCTTTGTGCAATTGATAAAAGAATTACAGTTATTGCAGAGGATACTAGTGAAAGAAAGATTTCAATCAAATCCAACATAGGAGAACTTGAATTAGAACCAAACAAACCAATTTCAGAAATTAATTCCCCACTAAAACCATTTTATTATTTGGCAAACAAAGTAATTCAAAATAAAAATTCTGGAATTAAAATTAGTGTAGAATCTGAAATTCCATTGGGAGTAGGTCTAGGTTCATCATCTGCATGTTGTGTAGCAGGAGCAGCTGCAATTTCAAAATTATTTGGAAATGTTTCAAAAGATGAAATCTTAAAACTAGCAATAGAAGCTGAAAAGACAATTTTTCAAAATACATCAGGAGCAGATTGTACTGTTTGTACATTTGGAGGTTTAATGGAGTATGATAAGAGAAAGGGATTCACAAAGATAGGATCTGAGCCTAATTTTCATCTCGTAATAGCAAATTCAAATGTAGAGCATTCAACAGAAAGTGTTGTTAAAGAAGTAAGTAAATTCAAAGAAAGGAATGAGAAAGAATTTTCAAAATTATGTGAAGACGAATCGCTACTTATTGAAAATGTGTTAGAATTACTAAAAGAAAACAACATTACGGAATTGGGGCAAAAAATAATTCAAAATCAAGAATATCTAGAGACTATTGGAGTTTCAAATGATAAACTTAGAAAAATGATTCAAATTGGATATGAAACATCGTTTGGAGCAAAAATTACAGGTGCAGGAGGCGGAGGATGTATTTTTGCTCTTACAGATGAATCTAATGTAGAAAATACGATTAGAGAATTTAAGAATAAAAATTACGAATGCTTTTCTGTAAAAATTGATTTCAAAGGACTGGATACTTTTTAA
- the rpsB gene encoding 30S ribosomal protein S2, with protein sequence MSQQAETTDIKKKILSTGIRVGTQVKTKFMRSFITKASPEGLYMLDLDITLEKIKTAAKFINRLGVENLIVCSGRQYAETPIEKFCDTLGSKKLLGRFMPGTLTNPSLPYYIEPKLVLISDPQVDEQAITEATNAGIPVIGIANTDNITSNLDVIIPANNRGRKALATVYWLLVRQILIEKGELKEEDSMSVEIDDFETKITEEEIE encoded by the coding sequence ATGAGCCAACAAGCCGAAACGACAGATATCAAGAAAAAGATCCTATCTACAGGAATTAGAGTAGGTACTCAAGTTAAGACAAAATTTATGAGGTCATTCATCACTAAAGCCAGTCCAGAAGGGCTCTACATGCTTGATTTGGACATCACATTAGAAAAGATCAAAACTGCAGCCAAATTCATCAACAGGTTAGGCGTGGAGAATCTTATTGTTTGTTCAGGCAGACAATATGCAGAAACACCAATTGAAAAATTCTGTGACACATTAGGTTCAAAGAAATTACTTGGAAGATTCATGCCAGGTACATTAACGAATCCATCATTACCATATTACATTGAACCAAAATTAGTATTGATTTCAGATCCTCAAGTTGATGAACAAGCAATAACTGAGGCAACTAATGCAGGTATTCCAGTAATAGGAATTGCAAATACAGATAACATTACATCAAATCTTGATGTAATTATTCCAGCAAATAATAGAGGAAGAAAAGCATTAGCTACAGTATACTGGTTGTTGGTACGTCAAATTCTCATTGAAAAAGGAGAGTTAAAAGAAGAAGACTCTATGAGTGTTGAGATAGATGATTTTGAAACAAAGATTACCGAAGAGGAAATCGAATAA
- the eno gene encoding phosphopyruvate hydratase translates to MAKITSIEGRILYNSRGSKTIEVDVESDGKFLGRVCAPSGASVGKYEAVSFRNGKPEESLQILKENSQKFIGLESSDLKGIHDTLKSFDNSSNYSGIGGALAFAVTIASMESASKALEQPLFKTLSNESSFKFPFPLGNILGGGAHAGPGTPDIQEILICATGAKTIQEAIETNLAVHKELRSVLEKEDPSFTNGRGDEGGWAPKLENQKALEVSAMACENLGFTLGKEVSLGVDFASSTQWNEEKSKYVYDRAGFENTSSEQIDFAADIIEKFKLIYAEDAVHEEAFEDMAELTAKFPNTLITGDDLTVTNKEILSKAINMKSCNAAILKVNQAGSLYDALEFANLANKNNIRLITSHRSGESTDSQISHIGLATKSKMLKVGVVGGERVAKLNELLRLSEHDLIRGMAEV, encoded by the coding sequence TTGGCCAAGATCACTTCAATTGAAGGACGTATTCTATACAACAGTAGAGGAAGTAAAACAATTGAAGTTGATGTAGAATCAGATGGTAAATTTTTAGGAAGAGTTTGTGCTCCATCTGGTGCGAGTGTAGGAAAATATGAAGCAGTTAGTTTCCGTAATGGGAAACCTGAAGAAAGTCTTCAAATTTTAAAAGAAAATTCTCAAAAATTTATAGGATTAGAATCATCGGATCTAAAAGGAATTCATGATACGCTGAAAAGTTTTGATAACTCATCTAACTATTCAGGAATTGGAGGAGCACTTGCTTTTGCAGTAACAATTGCATCTATGGAATCAGCATCAAAGGCACTTGAACAACCACTGTTTAAGACACTATCAAATGAATCATCATTCAAATTTCCATTCCCCTTGGGAAATATTTTAGGAGGTGGTGCACATGCAGGACCCGGCACACCAGACATTCAAGAAATTTTGATTTGTGCAACAGGTGCAAAAACTATCCAAGAAGCAATTGAAACTAACTTAGCAGTACATAAGGAGTTGCGTAGTGTTTTAGAAAAAGAAGATCCTAGTTTTACAAACGGTAGAGGAGATGAAGGTGGATGGGCACCAAAACTAGAAAATCAAAAAGCATTAGAGGTTTCTGCAATGGCTTGTGAAAATTTGGGATTCACTTTAGGAAAAGAAGTATCGTTAGGAGTAGACTTTGCATCGTCAACACAGTGGAATGAAGAAAAATCAAAGTATGTGTATGATAGAGCAGGGTTTGAAAACACATCATCTGAACAAATTGATTTTGCTGCAGATATTATTGAAAAATTCAAATTAATTTATGCAGAAGATGCAGTTCATGAAGAAGCATTTGAAGACATGGCAGAATTAACAGCAAAATTTCCAAATACTTTGATCACAGGTGATGATTTGACAGTTACAAACAAAGAAATCCTTTCAAAAGCTATTAACATGAAATCGTGCAATGCAGCAATTCTGAAGGTTAACCAAGCAGGAAGTCTTTATGATGCTCTAGAATTTGCAAATCTAGCAAATAAAAATAACATTAGGTTAATCACATCACATAGATCAGGTGAATCTACTGATTCACAGATTTCCCATATTGGTCTTGCAACAAAGTCAAAAATGCTCAAAGTTGGCGTTGTAGGAGGAGAAAGAGTAGCAAAATTAAATGAATTATTACGCCTATCAGAGCATGATTTAATACGCGGTATGGCAGAGGTTTAA